The following proteins are encoded in a genomic region of Bubalus kerabau isolate K-KA32 ecotype Philippines breed swamp buffalo chromosome 13, PCC_UOA_SB_1v2, whole genome shotgun sequence:
- the WFDC2 gene encoding WAP four-disulfide core domain protein 2, with product MPACRLGPLLAALLLGLLLGLPPVTGSVAVKPGECPELEGDANCTKACVLDEDCDDNLKCCEAGCATVCQMPNDKPGSCPNVDIAFPQLGLCRDQCQVDSQCPDALKCCINGCGRVSCVTPVF from the exons ATGCCTGCCTGCCGCCTGGGTCCCCTCCTCGCCGCCCTCCTCCTTGGCCTGCTCCTGGGCCTCCCCCCGGTCACAG GCTCAGTCGCAGTGAAGCCGGGTGAGTGTCCCGAGCTGGAGGGTGACGCGAACTGCACGAAGGCGTGCGTCTTGGATGAGGACTGTGATGACAACCTCAAGTGCTGCGAGGCCGGCTGCGCCACCGTCTGCCAGATGCCTAATG ATAAGCCGGGCTCATGCCCTAATGTGGATATCGCCTTCCCCCAGCTTGGCCTCTGCCGGGACCAGTGCCAGGTGGACAGCCAGTGTCCTGACGCATTGAAATGCTGCATCAATGGTTGCGGGAGGGTGTCCTGTGTCACCCCTGTCTTCTGA